In the genome of Serratia symbiotica (Periphyllus acericola), the window TTAGGATACGCGAGTGTGTGATGATGCGTTAAGGGGCAAGAGGCTCAGGACGTTAATACCGCCCAGCAGCGGAGCCCGTTATTTGTCGGCAGACTATGCAGAGCGAAATCAAGCGGTGGCGAACCAGCACGTTACCAGAGACAACACACGGTGGAAAAGTCTCACAGGCTACCCCCGACGTTCGATAGCGGCAACAGCGAGGTACAGAGTAAAACAGCTATTTGGTGGTCACCTGTCGCGGCGAGATTATGATGGGCAAGTTGCAGAGGCGCTGGCCATGATCTGTGCATTAAACAAGATGACGCTCGCCGGTATGCCAGAAAGTATACGCCTCGCCTGAAAGATGCACATTCAGGGAACTCTTTATTCCAAATCCTATTTATTCAACAAAGCCGTTTTTTTGATAAAATCACCTGCTTTCACCTTACTGGTGGTGTGGTATAAACTGGAAAGTACGGTGTCAATCCTGACAATAGTCGCGAGGAGCGCTAGTTTTACCGAAGCCATGCTTGCGCACAGGTTTATTTTGCTAGCAATAACAACAATAAACATCGATCGAATCAGTGATAAAACTTCCCATAAATGCGGTAGTTTATCAAATCGACCCTTCAGAGTCATGAGCCAACACTGTCCTCCTACTGGGACAGGCTCTTATTTGCCAATACAGAAACTGGAGAAAATGCGTCCCAGTAGATCATCTGAGGAAAACTCACCGGTAATTTCACTTAACGCCAACTGTGCCAGCCGCAGTTCTTCAGCCAGTAATTCACCCGCGTAAGCACTCACCAACTGTTCTTTGCCCTTTTCTAGATGTAGCGCCGTTTGTTCCAATGCCTGAAAGTGACGGCGACGCGCCAGGAAACCGCCTTCCATGTTGCTGGTAAAGCCCATACTCTGTTTCAGGTGATCGCGCAGCAGATCGATGCCTTCGCCAGTACGTGCAGAAAGGCGAATAAGTGAGTGACCATTTACTTCTGTTATGCCTAGCGTTTCGCCGGTGATGTCAGCTTTATTGCGCACCACGGTGATCGGTAAATGCTGTGGTAAACGCGCCGTAAACTCCTGCGAGATCTCTGCCGGATCGGTAGCAACGGTGGTGGTGCCATCCACCATAAATAGCACTCTGTCGGCCTGTTCGATCTCATTCCATGCACGTTCGATACCAATGCGTTCAACTTCGTCACTGGCCTCTCGCAGGCCGGCGGTATCGATAATGTGCAGCGGCATGCCATCAATGTGGATATGTTCGCGCAGTACGTCGCGGGTGGTGCCGGAAATATCGGTAACGATTGCCGCTTCACGTCCGGCTAACATATTGAGAAGGCTAGATTTACCGGCGTTTGGTCGCCCGGCAATCACCACTTTTATCCCTTCGCGCAGCAGGCTGCCTTGGCGTGCTTCGCCACGCACGCTGTCCAGATCAGTCATCACACCGTTGAGCTGCGCCTCGATTTTGCCGTCCGACAGGAAATCGATTTCTTCGTCTGGAAAGTCGATTGCCGCTTCCACATAGATTCTCAGGTGAGTGAGTGCTTCCACAAGTTGATAAATGCGGGTGGAAAATGCCCCCTGTAACGAGTTCATCGCTGACCGTGCCGCCTGTTCAGAACTGGCGTCGATCAAGTCAGCAATCGCTTCTGCCTGCGCCAGATCGAGTTTGTCGTTGATGAATGCGCGCTCGGAGAACTCACCGGGCCGCGCTATGCGCACGCCAGGCAACGCTAGCACGCGTTTTAGCAGCAGATCGAGGATCACCGGCCCTCCGTGGCCCTGCAACTCCAGTACGTCTTCGCCGGTAAACGAATTCGGAGCGGGAAACCACAGTGCGATACCCTGATCGAGGGTGATGCCCGCGACATCACGGAATGGCAGATAGTCAGCGTAGCGTGGTTTGGGCAGTTTGCCGATCAGCGCCAAGGCAACCTCTTTGGCTTTGCTTCCGGAAATGCGCAAAATGCCGATGCCACCGCGTCCCGGCGGGGTGGCTGGCGCTACGATGGTATCGGTGGTGCTCATATACCCTTTATCCTTCATGTTGCAGCAGTGTTGGCTGCCTTCTCTTACCGCGGTCCATGGGTTCTCTGGGACGCGTTCCATTACCGCCTACCTGCAAGCTTGAATGCTGTCGGGTAACGCGGTTCTCTCTGACGATGCACTATGCAAAAAGGCGGTCTAATGACCGTCTTTAAAAGTTACTGCAAAGCTTGGGCGTTCCTAACCCCTACAATACGCTTAGGCGTTTTTCTTGTCGCGGTCGCGGCTATGCAGACCACGTTTCTCCAGGCCGCGATAAATTAGCTGCTGCTGGATGATCGTCACCAGGTTACTGACGATGTAATACAGCACCAGACCGGATGGGAACCACAGGAAGAACACGGTGAAGATCACCGGCATGAAGGTCATGATTTTCTGCTGCATCGGATCAGTCACTGTGGTTGGCGACATCTTCTGAATGAAGAACATCGTCACGCCCATCAGGATTGGCAGAATGTAGTACGGATCCTGAGCCGACAAATCATGTATCCACAAGGCGAATGGCGCATGGCGCAGCTCCACCGAACCCATCAGCATGTAGTACAACGCCAGGAAGATTGGCATCTGGACGATCAATGGCAGGCAACCGCCCAGTGGATTCACTTTCTCCGATTTGTAAAGCGCCATCATTTCCTGGCTCATGCGCTGCTTGTCATCACCAATACGCTCACGCATCGCTTGCATCTTTGGTTGCAACATGCGCATTTTCGCCATCGAGGTGTACTGCGCTTTGGTCAGCGGGTACATGATGCCACGCACAATGAAGGTGATGATAATGATGGAGAAGCCCCAGTTGCCGATAAAGCCGTGAATGAACTTTAGCAGTTTGAACAGTGGCTGAGAGATAAACCACAGCCAACCATAGTCCACGGTCAAGTCGAGATGCGCTGCCAACTGAGCCATCTGATCTTGCAGCTCTGGGCCAACCCAAAGGGTGGCATTCAACTGTTGCTGTGCACCGGGTTGCACCACCACCGACGTTGATTTGAAGCCAATGGTGGACAGGTTATCGCCCGGATTAGCGGTATAGAAGGTATTGCTGCCCTGCGTAGCCGGCACCCATGCGGTGGCAAAGTACTGCTGCAACATAGCAACCCAACCACCCTGAGTAGTGACATTCAGCTTATCATCCTTGTCGAACGCGTATTTCTGGTATTTGTCTTCGCTGGAAGAGTACGCTGCTCCACGGAAGGTTTGCAGAGCGAAGTTGTTACTGCCAGTATCGCGGTGCTTAGGCAGCTCGGTAGTCTGCTTCAGTTGGCCGAACAAGGTCAGCTCTAGCGGAGTGGTGCTTTTGTTATCGATGTAGTAATCAACGCTGACCGCGTAGTGGTTACGCTTGAGCACAAAAGTCTTGGTGTAGATAGTGCGATCTTTACTGGTGAAACTCAGCGGAATGCGCAGCTCATCCTGGCCTTCCGGCAGGGTATAGCTGTCTTGCACAGCCTGGTACAGGGGGCGTTCACCATTTGCTGGATTATCTGGACCATTTTTTCCGGTCAGGCCGCTTTGTGCCTGATAAACAAATGATGAGGTGGTTTCTAGCAGTTGGAATGGCAGTGATGAACCCAGAGTTTCCGGGTAAGCCAACAGTTTAGCCTGTTCGATATCGCCACCACGGGTATTGATGGTCAGTGACAAAACGTCAGTGTTAACGGTGATCAGTTTACTTTTGCCACTGGCTGACCCGGCCTGTCTGGCGCCATCATCGGCAGTTGCATTCGAAGTCTGTTGCGTGGTCTGAGCAGTTGGCTGCGGTGCGTTATCCGCTTGCCATGCCTGCCAGATCATGAAAGACACCAACAGCAGAGCGATGAGGAGAAGATTGCGTTGCGAATCCATCGTTAGTATTCTCTATTATCGTCAGTTTTCGGCGGCACGGGATCAGCGCCACCTGGGTTCAGAGGATGGCATTTTAATATGCGTTTCAATGCCAACCAACTACCTTTTATCATGCCAAACTGGCTTAATGCCTCCATTGTGTAATGAGAGCATGTCGGCTGGAAACGACAATGTGGCACCAGCAGCGGGCTGATAACGAACTGGTAAGCCCGTACCAGCCGGATCAGGATGAGGGAGCTTGGCGACAGTGGCGACGCCATAACTTTTCCAACGTTTCCGTCAACGTGCAGTTATCCAAATCCGCTATCCCCTTTTTGGCCACCACGACAAAATCCATCGCAGGTAGCTCGTGCTGGCGTTGCCGGAAACTCTCGCGGGTTAGGCGTTTGATCCGGTTACGCTCATGCGCGCGTTTAACGTGCTTTTTGGCTACGGTGAGACCGATACGGGGATGCTCCAGC includes:
- the mnmE gene encoding tRNA uridine-5-carboxymethylaminomethyl(34) synthesis GTPase MnmE, which gives rise to MSTTDTIVAPATPPGRGGIGILRISGSKAKEVALALIGKLPKPRYADYLPFRDVAGITLDQGIALWFPAPNSFTGEDVLELQGHGGPVILDLLLKRVLALPGVRIARPGEFSERAFINDKLDLAQAEAIADLIDASSEQAARSAMNSLQGAFSTRIYQLVEALTHLRIYVEAAIDFPDEEIDFLSDGKIEAQLNGVMTDLDSVRGEARQGSLLREGIKVVIAGRPNAGKSSLLNMLAGREAAIVTDISGTTRDVLREHIHIDGMPLHIIDTAGLREASDEVERIGIERAWNEIEQADRVLFMVDGTTTVATDPAEISQEFTARLPQHLPITVVRNKADITGETLGITEVNGHSLIRLSARTGEGIDLLRDHLKQSMGFTSNMEGGFLARRRHFQALEQTALHLEKGKEQLVSAYAGELLAEELRLAQLALSEITGEFSSDDLLGRIFSSFCIGK
- the yidC gene encoding membrane protein insertase YidC, with the translated sequence MDSQRNLLLIALLLVSFMIWQAWQADNAPQPTAQTTQQTSNATADDGARQAGSASGKSKLITVNTDVLSLTINTRGGDIEQAKLLAYPETLGSSLPFQLLETTSSFVYQAQSGLTGKNGPDNPANGERPLYQAVQDSYTLPEGQDELRIPLSFTSKDRTIYTKTFVLKRNHYAVSVDYYIDNKSTTPLELTLFGQLKQTTELPKHRDTGSNNFALQTFRGAAYSSSEDKYQKYAFDKDDKLNVTTQGGWVAMLQQYFATAWVPATQGSNTFYTANPGDNLSTIGFKSTSVVVQPGAQQQLNATLWVGPELQDQMAQLAAHLDLTVDYGWLWFISQPLFKLLKFIHGFIGNWGFSIIIITFIVRGIMYPLTKAQYTSMAKMRMLQPKMQAMRERIGDDKQRMSQEMMALYKSEKVNPLGGCLPLIVQMPIFLALYYMLMGSVELRHAPFALWIHDLSAQDPYYILPILMGVTMFFIQKMSPTTVTDPMQQKIMTFMPVIFTVFFLWFPSGLVLYYIVSNLVTIIQQQLIYRGLEKRGLHSRDRDKKNA
- the yidD gene encoding membrane protein insertion efficiency factor YidD is translated as MASPLSPSSLILIRLVRAYQFVISPLLVPHCRFQPTCSHYTMEALSQFGMIKGSWLALKRILKCHPLNPGGADPVPPKTDDNREY
- the rnpA gene encoding ribonuclease P protein component — protein: MVKIAFPRELRLLTPNRFTFVFQQPLRVGTPQITILGRLNKLEHPRIGLTVAKKHVKRAHERNRIKRLTRESFRQRQHELPAMDFVVVAKKGIADLDNCTLTETLEKLWRRHCRQAPSS